The Streptomyces rimosus genomic interval GGGGGCGGCTTCGAGGGTCTTGATGATGTATTCGGTGGAGCCCACGTAGTCCGCCGCCGCCACGACCTCGTGCTTGCACTCGGGGTGGACGAGGACGTTCACGCCGGGTATGCGGGCCCGTACGTCCTCGACGGATTCGAGGGAGAAGCGGCCGTGCACGGAGCAGTGGCCGCGCCACAGGATCATCTTGGCCGCATGCAGCTGCTCGGCGGTGAGGCCGCCGTTCGGCTTGTGCGGGTTGTAGACGACGCAGTCGTCCAGGGACATGCCCATGTCGCGGACGGCCGTGTTGCGGCCCAGGTGCTGGTCGGGCAGGAACAGGACCTTCTCGCCCTGTTCGAAGGCCCAGTCCAGCGCGCGCTTGGCGTTGGAGGAGGTGCAGATCGTGCCGCCGTGCTTGCCGGTGAACGCCTTGATGTCGGCGGAGGAGTTCATGTACGAGACGGGGACGACCTGCTCGGCCACGCCGGCCTCGGTGAGCACGTCCCAGCACTCGGCGACCTGCTCGGCCGTGGCCATGTCGGCCATGGAGCAGCCGGCGGCCAGGTCGGGCAGGACGACCTGCTGGTCGTCGGTGGTCAGGATGTCGGCGGACTCGGCCATGAAGTGCACACCGCAGAAGACGATGTACTCGGCGTCCGGCCGGGCCGCCGCGTCGCGCGCCAGCTTGAAGGAGTCGCCGGTCACATCGGCGAACTCGATGACCTCGTCGCGCTGGTAGTGGTGGCCGAGGACGAAGACCTTGTCCCCGAGCTTCGCCTTGGCGGCGCGGGCGCGCTCGACCAGACCGGGGTCGGACGGAGCCGGCAGGTCACCGGGGCAGTCCACGCCGCGCTCGCTCTTGGGGTCGGCCTCGCGGCCGAGGAGGAGCAGCGCGAGCGGGGTCGGCTGGACGTCCAGGGGCTGGGCGGTGGTCACGACACGCACCCTCTCTTTCCGTGAATTCAGCGCGGCGTAGCCGCTCCGGTGGAGCCGGTGCTTGCACCGGAGGCGAGGCCGCACCCGGGGCCGGTGCTGGTGGCGCCGGAAGCCTTTTCGTCGGTTTGACGTTATCTATCATAACCGCTTCACGTCAGTTTGACGATGGCCATCGTGTCGATGTGACGCATCCCTGTGCCGCGGCCGCCCGCACCCCGCCGCGGGTGTGCGAGCATGAAGACGGAAGGCCCACAACACGTCGCGCCCAGCCGGAATTAATCCGGGGCCCCATCGGTTGCAGCCGAGGGCAAGCGGTCCGTACAACCCGGGAGAGATCTAGATGAGCGTTCAGGACGAGACCACCGTCGGCGACGGCATCATCCTGTCCGACGCGGCCGCGTCGAAGGTGAAGGCCCTGCTGGAGCAGGAAGGCCGCGACGACCTCGCGCTGCGCGTGGCCGTCCAGCCCGGCGGCTGCTCCGGACTGCGCTACCAGCTCTTCTTCGACGAGCGGTCGCTGGACGGCGATGTCGTCAAGGACTTCGGCGGCGTCAAGGTCGTCACCGACCGGATGAGCGCCCCGTACCTGGGCGGCGCCTCCATCGACTTCGTCGACACCATCGAGAAGCAGGGCTTCACGATCGACAACCCGAATGCCACGGGTTCCTGCGCCTGCGGCGACTCCTTCAACTGAGTCGACGGCCCGGACGCCGGCGCGTAAGCGCGTACGACGGCGGCGCCCCCCCTCCATGGGGAGCGCCGCCGTTGTCGTGTGCGCGTAAGCCTGCGACGGCTACTTCGCCGGTACTTCCTTGCCGGACGACGCGTCGATCACATCCCGCCCCGCCAGCGGCTTGTCCAGCGGCACCGTCTGCGTGAACTCCTTCGCCATCTTCACGCAGATCTGGTTCGGCTTCTTGTCCTTGCCGATGACCTCGGCCTTGACGCTCTTGCCGGTCTGCTCGACGGTCGCCGAGTAGACGCTGCACACGCCGCCCCAGAAGTGCAGCTTCAGGGACTTGCCGTCCGCGCCGAGGGAGTACGACTCCAAGCTCATCGCCCCGGCCTTGCCCGACGGCTTGCCGCTGTCCGGCGGCTGGGCGGAGGTGCCGCCGTCGCCCTTCTTGACGTACTTCGGGTCCACCGCGGGGTGGGTGACCGTGCCGCCGCCCGCCCGCTGCACCGTGTACAGCCACGACGGCACCAGCGCCGGGCGGCCGCCGACGTACTGCATCGAGAGCCCGAAGACCGCGCCGGTCACGTCGGCGGGCTTGCGCGCCGAGGCGTTGCCCACGCACGGCTCGACGTCCTGGCCGCCGGCCTTGTCCTGCTTCTGCGGCTCGGCCGTCGCGCAGCCGCCGATGCCGGAGTTCGCGCCGCCGTGCGTCGCGTTCAGCCGCTCCAGCGTCTTCTCCGCGCTCTGTACGGGGTACGTGTCGCCCTTGACCGGCTGCGCCAACTGGCCGCTGCCGCCGACGACCTGGCCGTCCGAGCCGACCTGGATGTCGCTCTGCCAGCCGTACGTGGGCAGCCCGCCGATCACCGGGTTCGCGCTGACGGTGCGTACCGCGCCGGACAGTCCGCTCGCGTCCAGCTTGGCGTCCTTCTGGCCGAGGGCCGCGAGCACCGGCTGCGCGGCCTGCTTCGCCTTCTCCGGGGAGACGGCGCCCTTTTCGCCGCTCTCGTCGCCCGTGCGGCAGCCGGGGCCGCTCGCCTGCGAGCTGTCCGAGCCCTTGCCGGATTCCGCGCAGCCGGTCCCGTTGGGCGTGCCGTACTGCGAGTACGTCCACGCGCCGGAACCGCTCTTGGCCACCTGGAGGACGGGGCTGCGCGCGTCCCGCGTCAGGCCGCCCACCTTCCAGGAGTCGCCGTCCGAGCGGACCTGGCCGGGCAGGTCCAGGGCCTTGGCCAGCCGGGCCACGGCCTCCTGGGAGACCTGGCCGCGCGGCTGGTAGACGGGGGCGGAGGAGGGGCCGTCGGGCAGCTTGCCGGTCGCCCGGTAGCCCGAGCCCGACGGGTCGGGCTCGCCGGGGGCGATGCCGCTGTGCGAGCCGGTGCCCTTGCCCGTCGCGTAGCCGTCCAGGGCCAGCGGCGGCGGGCCGCCCTCGGGGCGGGCACCGGCGCCACTGTCCCCGCCGCCGGAGGCGGTCGAGGCCCAGTACGCCGCGCCGCCGCCGGCCAGCAGCACGGCCGCGGCCACCGAGGCCGCGATCAGCGGGCTGCGCCGGCGCCGGGCGGTGGTCTCCTGCGTATCGTCGGTGGAATGCTCCCCGCCGGACGCGGGGGAGGTGTCCTCGGTGCTCACCGCTTCGCTCCTTCGGCTCCGCTGAACAACTGACGTGCCCTCCTGCGTGGGGAGGACGCCGGTTGGACGGAGCCGGAGCGTCCGCGGTTCCCCCCGGTCTCAGTCGCCGTACTCGGACATCCCGCTGACCAGGGCCGTGGAGGAGGCGGGGACGGTGATGCCGTGCAGCTCGCGGGCGGGCGGCCGGGGCGCCTGGGGGCCGCTGCGCCAGTGCGGTGCCATCCGCGCGCAGTCGCCCAGCAGCTGGGCCATCGACTCCGGCTCGGCGGAGCCGGGGGAGCGGCGGGAGGCGGCGGCGCGAACGCCGGACGAACGGGGTGTGACGCCCTTCACATGCTTGGTCATACCGGCACCGTACGCATCTGCCGGACCGCGAAGAAAGCCCTACTAAGGGGTAGTTTCGCCTGGTGGGGGGAGATCAGGACACCCGGTACCGTTGACCAACGTCCGTCCCGTCCTTCCGCCTCCCGCAGGAGCAGACCCGTCGTGCGTATCGCAGTCACCGGCTCCATCGCCACCGACCACCTGATGACCTTCCCCGGCCGTTTCGCCGATCAGCTGGTCGCCGACCAGCTGCACACGGTCTCCCTCTCCTTCCTGGTCGACGAACTCGACGTACGGCGCGGCGGCGTCGGCGCCAACATCTGCTTCGGCATGGGGCAGCTCGGCACCGCCCCGATCCTGGTCGGCGCGGCCGGCAACGACTTCGAGGAGTACCGCGCCTGGCTCGACCGGCACGGCGTGGACACCCGCTCGGTGCGCATCTCCGAGGTCAAGCACACCGCCCGGTTCGTGTGCACCACCGACGCCGACCACAACCAGATCGGCTCCTTCTACACCGGCGCGATGAGCGAGGCGCGGCTGATCGAGCTGCACACCGTCGCCGAGCGCGTCGGCGGCCTGGACCTCGTGCTGATCGGCGCGGACGACCCCGAGGCGATGGTCCGGCACACCGAGGAGTGCCGCACCCGCGGCATCCCGTTCGCCGCCGACTTCTCCCAGCAGATCGCCCGGATGGACGGCGAGGGCATCCGCACCCTCACCGAGGGCGCCGCGTACCTCTTCAACAACGAGTACGAAAAGGGCCTGATCGAGTCCAAGACCGGCTGGACCTCCGAGGAGATCCTCGCCAAGGTCGGCACCCGGGTCACGACGCTGGGCGCCGACGGCGTGCGCATCGAGCGGGCCGGTCAGCCGGACATCCTCGTCGGTACGGCCGAGGAGAAGGCCAAGGCCGACCCGACCGGCGTCGGCGACGCCTTCCGCGCCGGCTTCCTGTCCGGCCTGGCCTGGGGCGTCGGCCTGGAGCGCGCCGCGCAGATCGGCTGCATGCTGGCGACGCTGGTCATCGAGACCGTCGGCACCCAGGAGTACGAGCTGCACCGCAGCCACTTCATGGACCGCTTCACCAAGGCGTACGGCCACGAGGCCGCGGACGAGATCCGCGCGCATCTGGCCTGATCCGGTCGCGGTAGGGGGCGGCGGGCCCGGATCGCCCGCCGCTTCGCTCAGACCCGGCGCCGCACCACATACGCGGCGCCGCGCTCCGCCGGCCGCTCGCCCACGTACTCCTGGCCCCGCATCTCGCACCACGCGGGAATGTCCAGCCGTGCCGCCTCGTCGTCCGCAAGGACGGTCAGCGTGGCGCCCACCGGTACGTCGCCGATCACCTTCGCCAGCTCGATGACGGGCAGCGGACAGCGCTTGCCGAGCGCGTCCACGACCGGTCCGGCGGTCTCCGGCCCCGTGGTCTTCGGCTCGGCGGCCACCGGGGCGCCCAGCTGTTCCCGTACGGAACGGACCGCCTCCGGGAGGACGGCCAGAAAGCGGTCCACGTCGGCCTCGGCGGTGCCCGTCGGCAGCGACACCCGTACGTTGCCCTCCGACAGCACGCCCATAGCCCGCAGCACATGGCTCGGCGTCAGCGTGCTCGACGTGCAGGACGACCCGGACGAGACGGCGAAGCCCGCCCGGTCCAGCTCGTGCAGCAACGTCTCTCCGTCGACATAGAGACACGAGAAGGTCACCACGTGGGGGAGCCGGCGCAGCGGATCGCCGACGACCTCGGTGTCCGGCACCGCCGCGGCCACCCGGGCCCGGATACGGTCCACCAGCTCCCGCAGCCGCGCCCCCTCGGCCGCCGCCTCGGCCTGTACGGCGCGCAGCGAGGCCGCCGCCGCGACCACGGCGGGCAGGTTCCCGAAGCCCGGTACCCTGCCGGACTCGCGCTCGTCCTGCGGACCCTGCGGCGCGAACCGGGTGCCTTTACGGACCACCAGCAGCCCCACGCCGGGCGGCCCGCCCCACTTGTGCGCGCTCCCCGTAAGCAGCGACCAGGCGCCGCCCACCGGGCCCCAGGGCAGCGACTGGGCGGCGTCCACCAGCAGCGGCACCTCCGCCTCCCGGCAGGCCGTGGCGGCCTCCTCCACGGGCTGCTCGGTGCCCACCTCGTGGTTGGCGGACTGCAGGGCCGCCAGCGCGGTGTCCGGGCGCAGCGCTGCGGCGAGGTCCCCCGCGGCCACCCGGCCCGTACGGTCCACGCCGACCTCGGTGACCGTGCCGCCCGCCGCCTCGTGGGCCGCGGCGGCGTGCAGGACGGAGGAGTGCTCCACCGCTGAGTGGACCAGATGGCGGCCGACACGCCGACGGGCGGCGAGCGTGCCGGACATGGCCGAATGCACCGCCTGCGTCCCCGAAGGGGTGAAAACCAGCTCGTCGGGTCGACAGCCGACGGCCTCCGCCGCGGCCTCCCGCGCCGCGTCGAGCAGCAGCCGGGCGCGGCGGCCCTCCCGGTAGGGGCGGGCCGGATCGGCCCAGCCCTCGTCGAGCGAGGCGAGCAGGGCCTCACGGGCGACCGGGTGCAGGGGAGCGGCCGAGGCGGCGTCGAAGTAGGACACGCCCCTGACGCTAGCGTGTTCGGGTCCGGGCGCCGGGCACGGCGTCAGATGACCGGCGGAGCCCGGCATTCCGGCGCGCGGGGGCCGTCCCCCGGATGCCGCAGCCACCCCTTCGGAGGGCGGTGCGGCGCGTTGGGCACCCTCCCCGCGCGACCCCAAATAGCGTCCAGTAGGGTTTGGTCCGCATAAACATCCAAACCCCTGCCCGTGCCAGGGCCGGCGACCGACCAGCGAGACGGCCGCAGCCGGTCTCGCGGGCGAGACTCTCGGGAAGGCGCTACGTGAGTCCCAACGGCTCCGACCGCTCGTCGCGGCGCCCGATGCGGCGGAAGCTGCCGCAGGTGCTGGCTGCGGGACTGGTCCTGGCAACCGCGACCGGTTGCACATACAAGGACTTTCCCAACCTCGGCATGCCCAATCCGGCTACTGAAGAGGCGCCGCGGATCCTCTCCCTTTGGCAGGGCTCCTGGGCCGCCGCCCTCGCAGTGGGCGTGCTGGTGTGGGGCCTGATCATCTGGAGCTGGATCTTCCACCGCCGCAGCCGGACCAAGGTGGAGGTCCCCGCACAGACGCGGTACAACATGCCCATCGAGGCGTTGTACACCATCGTTCCGTTCATCATCATCGCGGTGCTCTTCTACTTCACCGCGCGCGATGAGAGCGAACTCCTCAAGACTTCGAAGAAGCCCGACCACGTCATCAACGTGGTGGGCTATCAGTGGAGCTGGGCGTTCAACTACCTGGAGAACGTGGACGGCGACGCCAAAACCACGAACATCAACTCCAAGGAACTCTCCGCGATCCCGGACAAGTGGAAGAAGAACGTCCCCGCCGGCGCCGACGGCGTGTACGACGAGGGCATCCCGGGCACGCGGAACCCGCAGACCGGCAACCCGGGTCCGACCCTGTGGCTGCCCAAGGGCGAGACGGTTCAGTTCGTCCTGACGTCGCGTGATGTCATCCACTCGTTCTGGGTGGTCCCGTTCCTGATGAAGCAGGACGTGATTCCCGGCCACACCAACGTCTTCGAGGTGACTCCCAACAAGGAGGGCACCTTCATGGGCAAGTGCGCCGAGCTCTGCGGCGTCGACCACTCCCGGATGCTCTTCAACGTCAAGGTCGTCTCCCCCGAGAAGTACCGGGAGCACCTGAAGGACCTGGCGAAGAAGGGCCAGACCGGTTACCTGCCGTCCGGCATCAAGCAGACGGATCACGCCAGGAACGCGGAGACCAACAACAAGTGAGCATCCTCAACGAACCTCAGGGTGCCGCCGCCGATACGGCTGAGGCAGCACCGCCCGCACGCAAGAAGTCTCCCGGCTCCGTCGTGGTGAGCTGGCTGACGACCACTGACCACAAGACCATCGGTACGCTCTACCTGGTCACCTCGTTCGCGTTCTTCTGCATCGGCGGCCTGATGGCGCTGCTGATGCGCGCCGAGCTCGCTCGTCCCGGCACGCAGATCATGTCGAACGAGCAGTTCAACCAGGCGTTCACGATGCACGGCACGATCATGCTGCTGATGTTCGCGACGCCGCTGTTCTCCGGTTTCGCGAACTGGATCATGCCGCTGCAGATCGGCGCGCCCGACGTGGCGTTCCCGCGGCTGAACATGTTCGCGTACTGGCTGTACCTCTTCGGCTCGCTGATCGCGGTGGCCGGCTTCCTGACCCCGCAGGGCGCGGCCGACTTCGGCTGGTTCGCCTACTCCCCGCTGTCGGACGCGGTCCGCTCGCCGGGCGTCGGCGCCGACATGTGGATCATGGGTCTGGCCTTCTCCGGCTTCGGTACGATCCTCGGCTCGGTCAACTTCATCACCACGATCATCTGCATGCGCGCCCCCGGCATGACGATGTTCCGGATGCCGATCTTCACCTGGAACGTCCTGCTGACCGGTGTGCTGGTCCTGCTGGCCTTCCCGGTCCTGGCCGCCGCGCTGTTCGCCCTGGAGGCGGACCGTAAATTCGGGGCGCATGTATTCGACGCGGCCAATGGCGGCGCATTGCTCTGGCAGCACCTCTTCTGGTTCTTCGGCCACCCCGAGGTGTACATCATCGCGCTGCCGTTCTTCGGCATCATTTCCGAGGTCATTCCGGTCTTCTCCCGGAAGCCGATGTTCGGTTACATCGGTCTAATCGCGGCGACGATTTCGATCGCGGGCCTTTCGGTCACCGTGTGGGCGCACCACATGTACGTGACGGGCGGCGTCCTGTTGCCGTTCTTCTCGTTCATGACATTCCTCATCGCGGTACCGACCGGTGTGAAGTTCTTCAACTGGATCGGCACCATGTGGAAGGGCTCGCTGTCCTTCGAGACGCCGATGCTCTGGGCCGTCGGCTTCCTGATCACCTTCACCTTCGGTGGTCTGACCGGCGTCATCCTGGCCTCGCCGCCGATGGACTTCCACGTCTCGGACTCGTACTTCGTCGTGGCGCACTTCCACTACGTCATCTTCGGCACCGTCGTCTTCGCGATGTTCGCCGGCTTCCACTTCTGGTGGCCGAAGTTCACCGGCAAGATGCTGGACGAGCGCCTCGGCAAGATCACGTTCTGGACGCTGTTCGTCGGCTTCCACGGCACCTTCCTCGTCCAGCACTGGCTGGGCGCCGAGGGCATGCCCCGCCGCTACGCGGACTACCTGAACGCCGACGGCTTCACCACGCTGAACACGATCTCGACGATCGCCTCGTTCCTGCTCGGCCTGTCGATGCTGCCGTTCATGTACAACGTGTGGAAGACCGCCAAGTACGGCAAGAAGGTCGAGGTCGACGACCCCTGGGGCTACGGCCGCTCGCTGGAGTGGGCGACCTCCTGCCCGCCGCCGCGGCACAACTTCCTCACCCTGCCGCGCATCCGCAGTGAATCCCCGGCGTTCGACCTCCACCACCCGGAGATCGCGGCGCTGGAGGCCCTGGAGAACGAGGGCCAGAAGGACACCGCGCTGGCCGGTGGCAAGGAGGTCGGCAAGTGAAGATCCAGGGCAAGATGTTCATCTGGCTCTCCGTCTTCGTCCTCGCCATGGCGATCGTCTATGGCGTGTGGTCGAAGGAGCCGGCGGGCACCACCGCGCTGTTCCTCGCCTTCGGCCTGTGCATCATGATCGGCTACTACCTGGCCTTCACGGCCCGGCGGGTGGACGCAGGCGCGCAGGACAACGACGAGGCCGAGGTCTCCGACGACGCCGGTGAGCTGGGCTTCTTCAGCCCGCACAGCTGGCAGCCGCTCTCCCTGGGCTTCGGCGGCGCGCTCGCCTTCCTGGGCGTCGTCTTCGGCTGGTGGCTGCTCTACTTCTCGGCCCCGATCATCCTGATCGGCCTGTTCGGCTGGGTCTTCGAGTACTACCGCGGCGAGAACCGCACGCAGTAACGCGGTCCCCGCACCGGGCGGGCCCGGACACCTCCCCAGGTGTCCGGGCCCGCCCGTTTGCAGTCCTCCAGCGCGCCGTGGCCGGTGAACCTTCCTACTTTGGGGGCATGAGCCACCGACCACGCCACCGGACGGCGCTGGGCTGCGCCTCCCTGCTGACGCTTCTGGCGGGGGGCGCCACCGCCTGCGGCGGTTCGGACGCGGACCCGCTCTCGGAGACGCCGTACGACGCGGCCGAACAGATCTCGGCCAACGCGCCCGGCGGCGATGAGAAGGCCGACCCGGACAAGCCGCTGGAGATCACCACCACCGGCGACGAGGCCCGGATCACGGACGTGACCGCCACCGACGCCTCCGGCCGCTACATCAGGGGCGAACTGGCGGCGGACGGCAAGCAGTGGCACACCACCGTCCCGCTGGCCGCCGGCACCCGTTACACGGTGCGGGTGAGCACCGAGGACGAGGACGGCGCGCCCGGCCGCAAGATCCTCCAGATCGACACCAAGGACACCGGCGACCGGCTGAACGTCAAGTTCGGGCCCGACAACGGCACGTACGGGGTGGGTCAGCCCGTCACCGCGCAGCTGAGCAAGCCGGTCAAGGACCCCAAGGCGCGCGCGGTCGTGGAGGGCGCGCTCAAGGTCGAGTCCACCCCGCGCGTCGAGGGCTCCTGGCACTGGGTCGACAGCAAGACCCTGCACTTCCGGCCGAAGGAGTACTGGCCCACGCACGCCGCCATCGACGTGCACAGCAACCTGGAGGGCCTGAAGATCGCCGGCGGGCTGTACGGGGGCCCCGCCAAGCCCGTGAAGCTGCGTACGGGGGAGCGGGTGGAGGCGGTCACGGACGCCGCGGCGCACACCATGACGGTCACCCGCAACGGCGAGGTGATCAACACCATCCCCGTCACCACCGGCAAGCCGGGCTACTCCACCCGCAACGGCACCAAGGTCGTGCTGGGCAAGGAGAGCTTCGTCCGGATGCGCGGCGACACGATCGGCATCCCGTCCGGCAGCTCCGACTCCTACGACCTGCCGGTCTACTGGGCCACCCGGGTGACGTGGAGCGGCGAATACGTCCACGCGGCGCCCTGGTCCGTGGGGTCGCAGGGCGCCGCCAACGTCAGCCACGGCTGCACCGGCATGAACACGGAGAACGCCAAGTGGTTCTTCGACACCGTGCAGGTCGGTGACCTGGTCAAGGTCGTCAACAGCGGCGGCGAGACCATGACGCCCTTCGACAACGGCTTCGGCGACTGGAACATGCCGTGGAAGGAATGGCGCGCGGGCAGCGCGCTGGACAAGAACAGGCTCAGCACCACGGGCGAGCAGGAGCAGCGGCCGGGTCCCGAGAATGCTGCCCGGCTGCGCCCCCAGGTCTGAGGACCCCTCAGGAGGGCCCTCAGAGGGCCGCTCAGGCCCCCGTCAGGAGCCTGCGGCGCAGCAGCCCGGCCAGGGCGTCCGTGAACTCCACCGGGTCCACAGGGTGCGTCACAGCGGCGTCCGCGCGGCTCCAGGTCGCCAGCCAGGCGTCCTGCGGGCGCCCGATGAGCACCAGTACCGGCGGGCAGTGGAAGATCTCGTCCTTGATCTGCCGGCACACGCCCATGCCGCCGGCCGGCGCGGTCTCCCCGTCCAGCACGCACGCGTCGATCCCGCCCTGCTCCAGGGCCTCCAGGACGGCCGGCAGGGTCGCGCACTCCAGGATCTCCACCGGCGGCACGTCCGCGGCAGGCCGGCGGCCCGTCGCGAGCCGTACCTGCTCGCGGGTGTCGGCGTTGTCGCTGTAGACCAGCACCGTGGCAGTCGCCTGCATCGTTCCTCCACGCATCTCGGCAGTACGGCTTCGGACGGGGCCACGCCCGGACGCCGCCGGGAGGTGCCTCCTGCGCGGATGCTACTGCTCGTACGGCCGTGCGCAGGAGGGTTCGGCGCGATCCAAGATCTGGCCGACGGGCCGTCAGGACTGGTCACGGCGGGGGTGTGCCGCCACCCGGCGGGCAGCGCCTCCCTCCTTCGGGCGACGGCCGGGGTGGGCCGTACGAGCAGGGCATACGCCCTTGACACACCGAACGGCACCCCCCGGAGTGAGGGCGGGATAAGCGACCGACATAATGTCGGTCGTGGCGACAGCAACGACAGTAGAAACCGGGCACGCGCACCCGTCGGTCAATCGGCCGAACCTCACCAGCGTCGGAACCATCATCTGGCTGAGTTCCGAGCTGATGTTCTTCGCGGCCCTCTTCGCGATGTACTTCACCCTCCGATCGGTGACCGGGGCCGAGTTTTGGAAGGAATCCGCCGATGCGCTGAATCTTCCGTTCTCCGCGACGAACACCACGATCCTGGTACTCAGCTCGCTGACCTGCCAGCTCGGTGTGTTCGCGGCCGAGCGCGGCGATGTCAAGAAGCTCCGGACCTGGTTCGTGATCACCTTCATCATGGGGGCGATCTTCATCGGTGGTCAGGTCTTCGAGTACACCGATCTGGTCAAGGAAGAGGGCCTCTCGCTCTCGTCCAGCCCGTACGGCTCGGTGTTCTACCTGACCACCGGCTTCCACGGACTGCACGTGACGGGCGGACTCATCGCCTTCCTGCTGGTCCTGGGCAGGACGTACGCGGCCAAGAGGTTCACCCACGAACAGGCCACCGCGGCCATCGTCGTGTCCTACTACTGGCACTTCGTCGATGTCGTCTGGATCGGCCTCTTCGCCACGATCTACCTGATCCGGTGACCGGTCCCGTACCGGAACCGCATTTCAGACAGACATAGCCAAAGCATCGACGCAGAAGATCCTGACACCGGGGTAATCCGTGAAAAAGCTCTCCGCACGACGGCGCCATCCGCTGGCGGCGCTCGTCGTCCTACTCTTCGCGCTGGCGGTCACTGGGGGGCTGTACGCCGCGTTCGCGCCTGCGGACAAGGCCCAGGCCGATGACACCGCCCAGTCTCTTGCCATCAAGGAGGGCAAGAAGCTCTTCGCCGTCGGCTGCGCCAGCTGCCACGGCACCGGCGGTCAGGGCACCTCCGACGGCCCGAGCCTGGTCGGCGTGGGCGCCGCCGCCGTCGACTTCCAGGTCGGTACCGGCCGGATGCCGGCGCAGCAGCCCGGCGCCCAGGTGCCGCGGAAGAAGAACATCTACAGCCAGGCCGAGATCGACCAGCTCGCCGCGTACGTCGCGTCGCTGGGTGCCGGTCCCAACGTGCCGAACAAGGACCAGTACAGCAAGGACGGCGCGGACATCGCCAAGGGCGGTGAGCTGTTCCGTACGAACTGCGCGCAGTGCCACAACTTCACCGGTAAGGGCGGTGCCCTGACCAACGGCAAGTTCGCACCGACGCTCGAGGGCGTGGACCCGAAGCACATCTACGAGGCCATGGAGACCGGCCCGCAGAACATGCCTTCGTTCGGTGACGGCTCGCTGTCCCCGCAGAACAAGAAGGACATCGTGTCCTACCTCGGCGCCGTCAACAGCGACGACACCCCCAGCCCCGGTGGTCTGGGCCTGGGCGGTCTCGGACCTGTCACCGAGGGCCTCTTCGGTT includes:
- a CDS encoding L,D-transpeptidase, yielding MSHRPRHRTALGCASLLTLLAGGATACGGSDADPLSETPYDAAEQISANAPGGDEKADPDKPLEITTTGDEARITDVTATDASGRYIRGELAADGKQWHTTVPLAAGTRYTVRVSTEDEDGAPGRKILQIDTKDTGDRLNVKFGPDNGTYGVGQPVTAQLSKPVKDPKARAVVEGALKVESTPRVEGSWHWVDSKTLHFRPKEYWPTHAAIDVHSNLEGLKIAGGLYGGPAKPVKLRTGERVEAVTDAAAHTMTVTRNGEVINTIPVTTGKPGYSTRNGTKVVLGKESFVRMRGDTIGIPSGSSDSYDLPVYWATRVTWSGEYVHAAPWSVGSQGAANVSHGCTGMNTENAKWFFDTVQVGDLVKVVNSGGETMTPFDNGFGDWNMPWKEWRAGSALDKNRLSTTGEQEQRPGPENAARLRPQV
- a CDS encoding response regulator transcription factor → MQATATVLVYSDNADTREQVRLATGRRPAADVPPVEILECATLPAVLEALEQGGIDACVLDGETAPAGGMGVCRQIKDEIFHCPPVLVLIGRPQDAWLATWSRADAAVTHPVDPVEFTDALAGLLRRRLLTGA
- the ctaE gene encoding aa3-type cytochrome oxidase subunit III; protein product: MSVVATATTVETGHAHPSVNRPNLTSVGTIIWLSSELMFFAALFAMYFTLRSVTGAEFWKESADALNLPFSATNTTILVLSSLTCQLGVFAAERGDVKKLRTWFVITFIMGAIFIGGQVFEYTDLVKEEGLSLSSSPYGSVFYLTTGFHGLHVTGGLIAFLLVLGRTYAAKRFTHEQATAAIVVSYYWHFVDVVWIGLFATIYLIR
- the qcrC gene encoding cytochrome bc1 complex diheme cytochrome c subunit, translated to MKKLSARRRHPLAALVVLLFALAVTGGLYAAFAPADKAQADDTAQSLAIKEGKKLFAVGCASCHGTGGQGTSDGPSLVGVGAAAVDFQVGTGRMPAQQPGAQVPRKKNIYSQAEIDQLAAYVASLGAGPNVPNKDQYSKDGADIAKGGELFRTNCAQCHNFTGKGGALTNGKFAPTLEGVDPKHIYEAMETGPQNMPSFGDGSLSPQNKKDIVSYLGAVNSDDTPSPGGLGLGGLGPVTEGLFGWIAGLGALIAVAIWVAARTTKAKKS